Proteins encoded by one window of Tunturibacter psychrotolerans:
- a CDS encoding UbiA family prenyltransferase, which produces MPLPAPAIDTAALPVLCVDLDGTLVKSDTLHDSALAVARHHPAALLKLPAWLLEGKAALKRHLAATVKLDVAHLPYNRELLQFLEQQHATGRPIYLATAADADTANRVADHLRLFTGVLASDGQLNLAGKNKLAAFRSQFGDNFSYIGNAIPDLALLQNCKEPMVANPTPALRSALRKARVTPARTFDETVSPLKAWPKAIRLHQWAKNALIFLPLLLAHAWAPGLVAGAALAFLSFGLCASATYIVNDLLDLEADRQHPRKRRRPFASGDLSALSGVAVVVLLLAASLILALLVPRVITTISPSYALFRPYQFLLWLGIYLVTTLAYSLRLKRSVLVDVIVLSGLYTVRIIAGSAATGVAISTWLAGFSIFFFLSLAFVKRFAELENLRERGGVKAGGRGYHVADIEQLRSFGTASGYASVVVLTLYISNLDAAQLYHHTNRLWLLVPLLLLWISNLWLKASRGELDEDPVVYAITDRRSLLMGALVVLIVLSAL; this is translated from the coding sequence TTGCCTCTCCCGGCCCCCGCAATCGACACTGCCGCCTTGCCAGTGCTCTGCGTCGACCTCGACGGCACCCTCGTCAAGTCCGACACCCTGCACGACTCCGCGCTCGCCGTCGCCCGCCACCACCCGGCAGCCCTCCTGAAACTCCCCGCATGGCTCCTGGAGGGAAAAGCAGCCCTCAAACGTCACCTCGCCGCAACGGTCAAACTCGACGTCGCTCATCTGCCCTACAACCGCGAACTCCTTCAGTTTCTTGAGCAACAGCACGCCACCGGCCGCCCCATCTATCTCGCCACCGCCGCCGACGCCGACACCGCCAACCGCGTAGCCGACCACCTAAGGCTCTTCACCGGCGTCCTCGCCTCCGACGGCCAGCTCAACCTTGCCGGCAAAAACAAGCTCGCCGCCTTCCGGTCGCAGTTCGGCGACAACTTCTCCTACATCGGCAACGCTATCCCCGACCTCGCCCTCCTCCAAAACTGCAAGGAGCCGATGGTTGCCAACCCCACCCCCGCCCTACGCTCCGCCCTCCGCAAAGCCCGCGTCACCCCCGCCCGCACCTTCGACGAAACCGTCTCCCCTCTCAAAGCCTGGCCCAAAGCCATCCGCCTTCACCAATGGGCCAAAAACGCACTCATCTTTCTGCCTCTTCTCCTCGCCCACGCCTGGGCCCCCGGCCTGGTCGCTGGAGCAGCCCTGGCCTTCCTCAGCTTCGGTCTCTGCGCCTCCGCCACCTACATCGTCAACGACCTCCTCGACCTCGAAGCCGACCGCCAGCACCCCCGCAAGCGCCGCCGCCCCTTCGCCTCCGGAGATCTCTCCGCCCTCTCCGGGGTAGCTGTCGTCGTCCTCTTGCTCGCGGCCTCTCTTATCCTCGCCCTCCTCGTCCCACGCGTCATCACCACCATCTCTCCGTCTTATGCCCTCTTCCGTCCCTATCAATTTCTCCTCTGGCTCGGCATCTACCTCGTTACAACCCTCGCCTATTCGCTTCGTCTCAAACGCTCCGTCCTCGTAGACGTCATCGTCCTCTCCGGCCTCTACACCGTCCGCATCATCGCCGGTTCAGCCGCCACCGGAGTAGCCATCTCCACCTGGCTCGCCGGCTTCAGCATCTTCTTCTTCCTCTCCCTCGCCTTCGTCAAACGCTTCGCCGAACTGGAAAACCTACGCGAGCGCGGCGGCGTCAAGGCCGGTGGTCGCGGCTACCACGTCGCCGACATCGAACAACTCCGCAGCTTCGGCACCGCCAGCGGCTACGCGTCGGTCGTCGTCCTCACCCTTTACATCTCAAACCTCGACGCCGCCCAGCTCTACCACCACACCAACCGCCTCTGGCTCCTGGTCCCGCTCCTTCTCCTCTGGATCAGCAACCTCTGGCTCAAGGCCTCCCGAGGCGAACTCGACGAAGACCCTGTCGTCTACGCCATCACCGACCGCCGCAGCCTCCTCATGGGCGCCCTCGTCGTTCTCATCGTTCTATCCGCCCTCTGA
- a CDS encoding peroxiredoxin family protein yields MRADIVPGAIFPDYELSDHTATRRKLSDLQGQHPMVLILSRGGFCPKDRRQSELLRQFHPEMEVAYSRLVTISTDNISETNEYRTGLGAHWTFLSDAGRHIQKDLDIAEYTDPVHNPMIPYTIVLEPGLVVFKIYNGYWFWGRPTLEELRQDLRAVTKKCRPDWDITDAEHRAAWQRGETHRFYPYGKTYAKVFGEQD; encoded by the coding sequence ATGCGTGCAGATATCGTCCCCGGAGCCATCTTTCCCGACTACGAACTAAGCGACCACACCGCAACCCGCCGCAAACTCTCCGACCTCCAGGGACAACACCCCATGGTGCTCATCTTGAGCCGCGGAGGCTTCTGCCCGAAAGATCGCCGACAGTCCGAACTCCTCCGCCAATTCCACCCCGAGATGGAGGTAGCCTACAGCCGCCTCGTCACCATCAGCACCGACAACATCTCCGAGACCAACGAATACCGCACCGGCCTCGGCGCCCACTGGACCTTTCTCTCCGACGCCGGCCGCCACATCCAGAAAGATCTCGACATCGCCGAATACACCGACCCCGTCCACAATCCCATGATCCCCTACACCATCGTCCTCGAACCAGGCCTTGTCGTCTTCAAGATCTACAACGGCTACTGGTTCTGGGGCCGCCCCACCCTCGAAGAGCTCCGCCAGGATCTCCGCGCCGTCACAAAGAAATGCCGCCCCGACTGGGACATCACCGACGCCGAGCACAGAGCCGCCTGGCAACGCGGCGAAACCCATCGCTTTTACCCTTACGGAAAGACCTACGCCAAGGTCTTCGGCGAACAGGACTGA
- a CDS encoding CRISPR-associated protein Cas5: MPNVHGIEFSANQSELVKDLVRELLKDGNCAVYALNNMKPNGELRMATTVPTPNQREVGGVFLRIRPGINQATIVRPMNAKAGDPLTKLAKLTQAETLEMIRIWRKETKSGPILIKSTPASTKPINPTATVQSNQSGL, from the coding sequence ATGCCCAATGTGCATGGTATCGAGTTCAGCGCAAATCAATCCGAGCTCGTAAAGGATCTGGTTCGTGAACTCCTCAAAGATGGAAACTGCGCCGTATACGCGCTCAACAACATGAAGCCAAACGGCGAACTTAGGATGGCGACCACGGTGCCAACTCCAAACCAAAGAGAAGTCGGCGGAGTCTTTCTCAGGATTCGTCCCGGGATTAACCAGGCAACCATCGTTCGTCCGATGAACGCCAAAGCTGGCGATCCGCTCACCAAGCTAGCCAAGCTAACCCAGGCCGAGACGCTTGAGATGATTCGCATCTGGCGAAAAGAGACCAAATCCGGTCCCATCCTCATAAAATCAACACCCGCCTCAACCAAACCGATAAACCCCACAGCCACCGTTCAATCCAACCAGTCAGGCCTCTAG